A stretch of Aureispira sp. CCB-E DNA encodes these proteins:
- a CDS encoding putative signal transducing protein, protein MSLIVVQYFYDLPALSLAKRQLEAAGIETVTRDELTLQVYSIEARATGGAKLLVHKKDYAKASQILIEGGFITANENPKDFWIVDFLDTLSRPIPGVKQLPKELRIVIVCFILIAIPFGLALLMSI, encoded by the coding sequence ATGAGTTTAATTGTCGTACAATATTTTTATGATTTGCCAGCATTGTCTTTAGCTAAAAGGCAATTAGAAGCTGCTGGTATTGAAACGGTCACTAGAGATGAATTGACCTTGCAGGTATACAGTATAGAAGCAAGAGCGACTGGAGGCGCTAAATTGCTGGTTCACAAAAAGGATTATGCAAAAGCTTCTCAAATTTTGATAGAAGGAGGGTTTATTACAGCCAATGAAAACCCAAAAGATTTCTGGATTGTAGATTTTCTAGACACTCTTTCAAGACCCATTCCGGGGGTAAAACAGCTTCCAAAAGAGCTTCGTATTGTTATCGTTTGCTTTATTCTCATTGCTATTCCCTTTGGCTTAGCATTGCTTATGTCTATTTAA
- a CDS encoding MFS transporter gives MIKRILSDFAKVPSHILYLMGAVFFIQLIDASLFILFNFHLKKLGYVDSEIAHLISYKYAAVVLFAFPLGLLIKGRELLKFFRLASVITPTFILSVLFALEYGYTKMVYVLVFLFGMGTICISVTAMPFIILNTPKERHSEAVTLYFQVFSATAFVSGMLNYILNSIAPNFFTEGTVLKVFGLLGFTSVWFVSKIKVKENISNRVPIQTFLHAYEWKKIGIAVFPTILIATGAGLTIPFINLFFLGVHGIDSKAFSLFGSLSFVLVTIVMLFVPAIRRKWGYNVVVNGFQTLAVGALFIMASTEWYANWEWAAMIAVVAFLIRQPLMQVASPAITEMTMYYVGERNQEMMGALNASIWSGAWFFSSVIFGVLRAWEVAYVNIFMMTVVMYGVATLVYYWLIKDYERMKKAAPELYQEDSETS, from the coding sequence ATGATAAAAAGAATACTTAGTGATTTTGCTAAAGTTCCTTCTCACATTCTTTACCTAATGGGGGCGGTGTTCTTTATACAATTGATAGACGCATCCCTGTTCATATTGTTCAATTTTCATTTAAAAAAATTAGGTTATGTCGATAGTGAAATAGCACATTTAATTTCTTATAAGTATGCTGCGGTTGTCTTATTTGCCTTTCCATTAGGATTATTAATAAAAGGGAGAGAACTACTTAAATTTTTTCGTTTAGCTTCTGTTATTACACCAACATTCATTTTGTCTGTTCTATTCGCTTTGGAATACGGTTATACAAAAATGGTCTATGTATTGGTTTTTTTGTTTGGAATGGGAACAATTTGTATTAGTGTAACAGCAATGCCATTTATTATATTAAATACGCCTAAAGAACGACATTCAGAAGCAGTTACGCTTTATTTTCAAGTATTTAGTGCAACGGCTTTTGTCTCAGGTATGTTGAATTATATTTTAAATTCTATTGCGCCTAATTTTTTTACAGAGGGAACAGTCTTAAAAGTATTTGGTTTGTTAGGCTTTACAAGTGTTTGGTTTGTTTCTAAAATTAAGGTAAAGGAAAATATCTCGAATCGTGTGCCTATTCAAACCTTTTTGCATGCTTATGAGTGGAAGAAAATAGGTATCGCTGTTTTTCCAACTATATTAATTGCAACAGGAGCAGGCTTAACCATTCCATTTATCAATTTATTTTTCTTGGGCGTGCACGGTATTGATTCCAAAGCATTTTCTTTGTTTGGCTCTTTGAGCTTTGTATTGGTAACTATTGTCATGCTATTTGTCCCTGCAATTCGACGAAAATGGGGCTACAATGTAGTTGTCAATGGTTTTCAAACTTTGGCTGTTGGCGCTTTGTTTATTATGGCGTCAACAGAGTGGTATGCCAATTGGGAATGGGCTGCTATGATAGCGGTAGTGGCCTTTTTGATTCGTCAACCATTGATGCAAGTTGCTTCACCTGCGATTACCGAAATGACAATGTATTATGTTGGAGAACGAAATCAAGAAATGATGGGCGCTTTAAATGCATCTATTTGGTCGGGAGCTTGGTTTTTTAGCTCTGTTATTTTTGGTGTTTTGAGAGCTTGGGAAGTTGCTTATGTGAATATTTTTATGATGACAGTCGTTATGTATGGTGTTGCTACCTTGGTGTATTATTGGTTGATCAAAGATTACGAACGTATGAAAAAAGCAGCTCCAGAGCTTTATCAAGAAGACAGTGAGACATCCTAA